A stretch of the Gemmatimonadota bacterium genome encodes the following:
- a CDS encoding tetratricopeptide repeat protein: MIPRPYLLVLLAILLFGCTERQVRIHFEQAEKYRHEGKIDLAIEEYKAILGLRPDAIDALNNLGYLYVGKGQYANAIAQYQKAIAVKPDFAEAHFNLGVAYVAHSQIDSAIAAYQRAIQYDPDNHEIHNNLGAAHTMAGNYREAEASYQQALKLKPDYADVYHNLGLLYTYAGRYRDAIPQYEKAIRYKPNFADAYNNMGSAHLELGQYEDAIQHFQTAVRLQPNHALAQENLRETKTRMDALQRAREAGEMRVQHILVKTEADAQLVLDQLDSGAKFEALAQLYSTDTASGRQGGDLGAFLPGTLLPKFEQAVKKIEPGKVGGPVKTPAGYHIIKRIY, translated from the coding sequence ATGATCCCACGTCCCTATCTTTTAGTCCTCTTAGCTATCCTGCTCTTCGGCTGTACTGAACGCCAGGTCCGCATCCACTTTGAACAGGCAGAAAAATATCGCCACGAAGGCAAAATCGACCTCGCAATTGAAGAATACAAAGCCATCCTCGGGCTTCGTCCCGATGCGATTGACGCCCTCAACAACCTGGGTTATCTCTACGTTGGAAAAGGCCAGTATGCCAATGCCATTGCACAATATCAAAAAGCCATAGCCGTCAAACCCGACTTTGCCGAAGCCCACTTCAACCTGGGCGTCGCCTATGTCGCGCACAGTCAAATCGACAGCGCCATAGCCGCGTACCAGCGCGCCATCCAATACGACCCCGACAACCACGAAATCCACAACAACCTGGGCGCTGCCCACACCATGGCTGGCAATTACCGGGAAGCCGAAGCGAGCTACCAGCAGGCACTCAAACTCAAACCCGACTACGCCGACGTGTACCACAACCTCGGACTACTCTACACTTATGCAGGCAGATACCGGGACGCCATCCCACAATACGAAAAAGCCATCCGCTACAAACCCAACTTTGCCGACGCGTACAATAACATGGGCAGTGCGCACCTCGAATTGGGTCAATATGAAGACGCTATCCAGCACTTTCAAACCGCCGTCCGTCTCCAACCCAATCACGCACTCGCCCAGGAAAATCTTCGAGAAACCAAAACGCGCATGGACGCGCTTCAAAGAGCACGCGAAGCCGGAGAAATGCGCGTCCAGCACATCCTCGTCAAAACCGAAGCCGACGCCCAGCTTGTGCTTGACCAACTCGACTCAGGCGCAAAATTTGAAGCGCTTGCACAACTCTATTCCACCGACACGGCATCGGGGCGACAGGGCGGCGACCTCGGCGCATTTCTGCCCGGCACCCTCTTGCCCAAATTTGAACAAGCCGTAAAGAAAATCGAACCCGGTAAGGTCGGTGGCCCCGTCAAAACCCCAGCCGGATATCACATCATCAAACGCATCTACTAA